The Anabaena sp. WA102 genome contains a region encoding:
- the murC gene encoding UDP-N-acetylmuramate--L-alanine ligase: MSNSIDFSGRPFHFIGIGGIGMSALAYVLTKRQLPVSGSDLRANHITHKLESLGAHIFSKQEANNLAFFLSEVTANTVPLTAPEKLSAVKTALPQVICSTAINANNLEYKAALELGCPIWHRSDVLAALIADYYSIAVAGTHGKTTTSSMIGYMLLQAGLDPTILVGGEVKAWEGNARMGASRYLVAEADESDGSLVKHAPEIGIITNIELDHPDHYETLEEVVDTFQTFAQGCKTLVGSIDCETVRDRFKPTITYSLYPDKGADYTVTNIDYRADGTTALVWEKGKALGLLNLQLLSHHNLSNSLAAVAVGRVLGLEFGEIAQGIATFEGARRRFEFRGEAAGVTFIDDYAHHPSEIRATLAAARLQARPGQRVVAIFQPHRYTRTLTFLEEFAESFSHADLVVLTDIYSAGEPDLGQVSGQDLATAISKHNPEVVYQQTLSLVSEFLLQTLCPGDLALFLGAGNLNQAIPELITIMSEPAIATS; this comes from the coding sequence ATGAGTAATTCTATAGATTTTAGTGGCAGACCATTTCATTTCATTGGGATTGGTGGGATTGGAATGTCTGCTTTGGCTTATGTTCTAACTAAACGCCAATTGCCAGTATCCGGTTCAGATTTACGTGCTAACCATATTACGCACAAGTTAGAATCCCTGGGCGCTCACATTTTCAGTAAACAAGAAGCCAATAATTTGGCATTTTTTCTGTCAGAAGTAACGGCTAATACCGTACCATTAACTGCTCCAGAAAAGTTGTCTGCTGTGAAAACCGCTTTACCCCAAGTGATTTGTTCTACAGCTATTAATGCTAATAATTTGGAGTATAAAGCGGCTCTAGAATTAGGTTGCCCCATTTGGCATCGTTCTGATGTTCTCGCGGCTTTGATTGCTGATTACTACAGTATCGCTGTAGCAGGAACTCATGGCAAGACCACTACTAGTAGTATGATTGGCTATATGCTATTGCAAGCTGGGCTTGATCCGACAATTTTGGTCGGTGGTGAAGTTAAGGCTTGGGAAGGTAATGCTAGAATGGGTGCAAGCCGTTATTTAGTAGCAGAGGCAGATGAGTCCGATGGTTCTCTGGTAAAACACGCTCCAGAGATTGGTATTATTACTAATATTGAATTAGATCATCCTGACCACTATGAGACATTGGAAGAGGTGGTTGATACCTTCCAAACCTTTGCTCAAGGTTGCAAAACTTTGGTGGGTAGCATTGATTGTGAGACAGTGCGTGATAGGTTTAAACCAACCATTACCTATAGTCTTTACCCAGATAAAGGTGCTGATTACACCGTTACCAATATAGATTATCGTGCTGATGGCACAACAGCTTTGGTATGGGAAAAGGGTAAAGCCTTGGGTTTGTTAAATTTACAGCTATTGAGTCATCATAACCTCAGCAATTCTCTAGCAGCAGTAGCTGTGGGTAGAGTTTTGGGATTAGAATTTGGAGAAATTGCCCAAGGTATTGCTACATTTGAAGGTGCAAGACGACGGTTTGAGTTCCGAGGTGAGGCGGCTGGGGTGACTTTTATTGATGATTATGCCCATCATCCTAGTGAAATTCGCGCTACTTTAGCCGCTGCTCGTCTTCAAGCTAGACCAGGACAGAGGGTAGTTGCTATCTTCCAACCTCATCGTTACACGCGGACATTAACGTTTTTAGAAGAGTTTGCTGAGTCTTTTTCTCATGCTGATTTAGTTGTGCTGACGGATATTTACAGTGCGGGTGAACCTGATTTAGGACAAGTGAGTGGACAGGATTTAGCTACTGCGATTAGTAAACACAATCCTGAAGTAGTTTATCAACAAACTTTATCTTTGGTTAGTGAGTTTTTACTGCAAACCTTATGTCCGGGGGATTTGGCACTGTTTTTAGGTGCGGGTAACTTAAATCAGGCTATTCCGGAACTGATTACCATCATGAGTGAACCAGCGATCGCCACTTCTTAG